TAGACGGATAAACCCGGtgacatatacagtacaggccaaaagtttggacacaccagccaaaagtttggacacaccttctcttcaatgttttttcttgattattttcattttctacattgtagattaatactgaagacatccaaactatgaagaattatgtagtgaaccaaaaagtgttaaacaaaccagaatatgttttatattttaccaactctacctctgcacaacccaactgatggtctcaaacacattaaaaaagcaacaaattccaaaaattcactctagacaaggcacaaacattcattgaaaaccattccaggtggaaacctaataaagctggttgagaaaatttcaaagagtgtgcaaatctgtcattaaagcaaaatatggctactttgaagaatctaaaatataaaacatattctggtttgtttaacacttttttgtttactacataattccatatgtgttccttcatagtttggatgtatttagtattaatctacaatgtagaaaatttaaaaaaattaagagaaatcacaggaatgagaaggtgtgtccaaacttttggcctgtactgtaggTTGGAGCTGCCTCCCAGGATGAAGgcgcatccaaccttccatgtctcccaaCTTCGCCCGTTCGCGAGCGGGGGAGCTTTACCCCCcccacaacctcccgcccctcgtatcatccagggtgcccctgcatttacggttcgccgcctcctggatagcaggagagtgcagggcagcacccaatacctggtggattgggaaggttacggccccgaggaacgttcatgggtaccggctcgacgcatcctggaccctgaactgatccgtgaGTACCGAAGGAACAGGTCTGCGtgtcttgggacctcgggagctgtccctagaggggggggtcctgttagggtgcctgcgacgtctggtgaacgtaacaccagttcccagcgttgcaggcgttacagaacaaagaacagcatggcctcaaataggaggccagctgattagggcgaacgacctgcagctgcgagctccctatttaagggggcgttGCTAGactgcaggtgtcgcaccttttgtctttgTTTGGTGGGTTATGCTGCACTGCACCAGCCTGTACCTTTATCAGGGCCAGTTCGGTTACCCCCGGCGCTAAAAGGGCGCAAGGGTGTGTAGATCGCAAGGTCGAGGTATTgaggtttttatttctctttatagGGAAAGACGGTGCGATCGGTGCAGCCCGCGAGCTGCGGTTTGTTTTTAGCGTTGCTAGGCGCCCGGCTAACGTGAGTAGCATCGGGCTTATGCTAGACGCTTCACTGCAACTACCTCAGCCCCTTAAGGCATTAAGCGGATTTTGGTTTCAGCTGTGCCAGTTTGGCTCAGCGGTTTGAACGCTGTGTTAGCATCGGcacaaccccggttcgaatccgcgcctcacctcttttctctcttttagttAGATCGGCTCCTTCCCAGAGCGTTGTTGGTGACACAGCCGATTATTTACGCTTTAAAAGGCGTTTACCTTATTCTGCGCGATTTCTTCGGACAGTGTCTGAGGTTTCGCTTTCCTTAAACGCTCCTTATAAGGCGTAGGCGCAGCGTCACTCTCAGCTACGGGATAGTGAGGTGAGATACGCATTCGCTTTGcgagtgagcgaccagggttcgcccCTCGCATAGGTAGAttgtttcttttgtgttttgtactgttctttttctatttttcagcTGCCAGCAAGCCAGCGGCTCCGTTCGGGCTTTCCCgaattgttttctgttttgccaGTTTccgttttttattttcattattatcatttgtcttgtaaaaattattatttattgtaaataaatataatttttctctgcatccttgggtcctaaAGCCtctctcatattgtaccagatgtaacactgtaACTACAGCTAtatgcatgtactgtattaagttatttattgtttttattatgtagttttactccattctgatgcacacagtgtatcataCAGCtagaaagcaaataaaaccgacatAACTGTGTTCTGGAGGGAGTTGTCTGTCTAGTCTGTCTTAAAATAccctgtaaaatcctacataaactgcatctcccaaaatgcatgctgattttgtgacccgcaaagtgaccccatcccgccagtagatgatgtttaaACATAATCCCaacatgtacaagaagagaaaattaagcagaataaaaaaatttaatgaaagtgaatacaagtttgtgctttaggaagagaaaccggtgcatctcttgtgttatgaggccatgtctgtggtagaggaggacaatataaatgtagatagacattataaatatactgtataaatttgacaatttgacaccaaacacagaattcagcctccaagaaaaacagcagactgcACTCACAGCAGGATAAATTACAATTGACCCTTtcagggccaccataatgctgatgtggcccttggtgaaaataagtttgacacccctgcactataaggtgggataattaaacgtaaatgtgagtatttcttttaacaagggagcctatagataaacacaaagaacaaagactcatgatgatagaacaatgcaacactgttcagtccacagccctccattcacaccttctcatgtacattctggttgaggacggttcattatttgctaagtggaaatcatcttaagactagaattttggagtgtagacctagaagtgttaaagtaagaggctattcatttatgaaaacttagcatttataatataaagaattcttgcaaacaccataaagaccagggtaaaattctttcacttgaaagtaaaagttgttctgtgtttattaaagtagattaaacttgaataaagaacaaaaacagattcagatctgaggttggtacattacaccacattacatttgatgattaataatcatattcataccatcatgtacattcgaaaacagttctagtggatattagtagaaaaagaaagtacacatagctttttctgtacatgTAGTAGtggaaaatcattttattttctcctctgaatgcgctggtgtttttcaagacgacttcagtcacaaaatcataacttctgtgtgaccgtactggtgtctattaaaaatgctgcttccagtaaaacttcatctgcactataagcagcaatataggtcatcctcttatgtgaatgcgctggtgtggtgtacataaaggatattcctttcactaaagttcttttcagacagGGAACAGTGATGCGaactctctcctgtgtgaatgcgctggtgttgttggagaacacaatgtgcaataaaatacttcccacactcttaacagtgatgtagtttttctatgtgaatatgctgatgccgtttgagattattttcatgagcaaaaatctttccacacactgagcagtgatacggtttctcttctgtgtgaatacgctggtgtttttggaggttaacctgttgagcaaaactctttccacactctgagcagtgaaacggtttctctcctgtgtgaacacgctggtgtacttttagggcactactttgagtaaaattctttccacactcagtgcagttatgcggtttctctcctgtgtgaatacgctggtgtttttgaaggttaccctgttgagcaaaactctttccacactctgagcagtgatatggcttctctcctgtgtgaatgcgctggtgtttttggagcgTATTCTGTTGAGAAAAACTgcttccacactctaagcagtgatatggcttctctcctgtatgaatgcgctggtgtttttgaagggtaccctGTTTAgcaaagctcttcccacactctgagcagtgatatggcttctctcctgtgtgaatgcgctggtgtcgttggagatgactttgcgtagtaaaactcttcccacactctgagcagtgatatggcttctctcctgtgtgaatacgctggtgttgttggagattactctgcgtagtaaaactcttcccacactctgagcagtgatgaaagttcttcatgtttatgctttgataagactgtagaaactgtttccttggaaagcaacagaaacaaagaaacaagtcaattaattagaattacttttactacattaataccacaataatattaaactcttcacctagtaataaaaacattaaattcacttcacgtctaagtgagaatctgaattcaaagaacatcaggataaaatacttataaatactgcagatattaataattaaataactataaataacttgatataaataaagatataagagatctgactttctcaacatcagtcctgcaccaagcaaatctaatccagttcatgacaggactaataattagctcacaagtgtaaatctttgatgtgctgggagtaaaaaaggcttcataaatcaccacaattatgagcataaagctattttaaacagtctgaatatattaatctaataatattaaataacataataaaataaaaagaacaacaatagcaacataaatgtaaaagaaacaaacaagaaaaccctttaccttcctgttagaatcctggcagccactttaacaaagctggtgtctccagcaggtcgtttctaatgaagaacgtgcagaagatccttcttaccaagtgactcagctacaagtctagagtttagtccttaaatagagctgaggacaaagacccaagatgagttaaaaactctgcattagtcaatcatcagccaactaTTCACACGtttttgtgtgaagtactagctcattatctatggaacgtgtgcaaatgaactagatggagccacagagcatgatgggtgaagtcaaactacacctatttatctcagcagagaagttatttacatttaatcctaaacacaaacaaggaattgaaaggctattctgtaaagtgaaatgacatgaacttagataaagcttttatgataagaatctaagtcatgtaaaatgctgtatgtatatttgtgtgaattagtttctactgtatatgaggaacaataagaaaactagaagaggaaacacccacctatagattaatctgtatttatggtgtagaaatatttactgtgcacttgtgtgtctgtgaactgtttgatttactactgcggtcaagcctccacttcaaaatgctcagtcaaatcagcccccacattgtttgtgaagatgtacgtatactaaacattacggtaaaagcgtctggcggaactatttaggatagcatttcaggctttaatataaaaggtttggtaataactggaaattatgattttactttaaatttaaagtaaactaAAATATAATCTAAGCTCATTTccgttttaatttagattgttattaaatggaATAATCTTTATTACAtgaattgttgttgttattaaaaggaatctacttgtttccacagaacaattccactttataatgatagtacatcacctgtagtttacactcagttaatatcaagacattctgatgtatcatttctaaatacattctagaaatgtgacaatattaaaggcctttattattaagtttaagggtaccaaaaaatagggtttaaatcaggggtgggcaattaaattttccaaggggccacataagaaactgggactgttgtggagggccggaccaataaggtgaacttaattctgctcaatattaattttgtctctttatttacattcacatttttagcatttagcagatatctttatccaaagcgatttacaatacagttacagtatatagtctgagcaatagagggttatgggccttgctcaagggtccaacagcagcaacctggctgtggtggggcttgaaccagcgaccttctaattactagttcagtaccttaagcactacgCAACGACTGCCCACTCTTTACTAAAAGCAGTAgattgtaaacaaaatacaacacaaaaaagTATCAATcggaatgtaaaatgaaagtatattattattaataataaaagattcactagTAGTACACTGATCATTCATTTGCCATTCCACCAATATCTGTGACCCCCTGGATTctgggctagtttcagcttcagggTTGATTTTAGACCAGGCTGAACCTGGCAACTTTCGTGATTTTCCCGCCAAATTGGGCTACTTTCAAAATGTGTCACGGCTGTCTGAAAGCTTTCtttacaaaccgtacaaaatgtttttaatgagtaTTTGCGCTCACATACCTATGAACAAGGTCTgctagttttagcatgtgaaggGCGGGTTTAGACAGAATTTGACCTGGATATTTGTGCTGGACTTGGCAACCCTGGGTAGAGTTGAATTGTTTGGTGTTGATTCCAGTTGCTGCTGGAGGTAAAcagaccgagtacaagtacagtctgtgttcctgtagttatgaactgctctcattctcagcagtttgaacaggatttgaacggaaggtaaagctcttattttcaggttttgtttCCTTCCCTTTATTAATCTGTATGTTACCTCAGTGagctcgtatcactgctcagaatgtagaaagtgcttcagtaaatccaacagttcacatatttctacaccataaatacagataaatctataggtgggtgtttcctcttatagttttcttattgttcctcatatacagtagaaactaattcacacaaatatacatacagcattttacatgacttagattcttatcataaaagctttatctaagttcatgtcatttcactttacagaatagcctttcaattccttgtttgtgtttaggattaaatgtaaataacttctctaCTGAGacaaataggtgtagtttgacttcacccatcatgctttgtggctccatctacattatttgcacacgttccatagataatgagctagtacttcacacaagaaggtgtgaatagttggctgatgattgaccaatgcagagtttttaactcgtcttgggtctttgtcctcatctctatttaaggactaaactctagacttgtagctgagtcacttggtaagaaggatcttctgcacgttcttcattagaaacgacctgctggagacaccagctttgttaaagtggctgccaggattctaacaggaaggtaaagggttttcttgtttgtttcttttacattaatgctgcatttgttgttctttttattttattatgttatttaatattattagattaatatattcagactgtttaaaatagctttatgctcataattgtggtgttttatgaagctttttttactcccagcacaccaaagatttacacttgtgagctaattattagtcctgtcatgaactggattagatttgcttggtgcaggactgatgttgagaaagttagatgtcttatatctttatttatatcaagttatttataattatttaattattcatatctgctgtatttataagtattttattctGATGTTCCCttaattcagattctcacttagacgtgaagtgaatttaatgtttttattactaggtgatgagtttaatattattgtggaattaatgtagtaaaagtaattctaattaattgacttgttactttgtttctgttgctttccaaggaaacagtttctacagtcttatcaaagcataaacatgaagaactttcatcactgctcagagtgtgggaagagttttactaggcagagtcatctcaaacaacaccagcgtattcacacaggagagaaaccatatcactgctcagagtgtgggaagagttttactaagcagagtcatctccaacgacaccagcgcattcacacaggagagaaaccatatcactgctcagagtgtgggaagagttttactacgcagagtaatctcaaacaacaccagcgcattcacacaggagagaagccatatcactgctcagagtgtgggaagagttttactacgcagagtcatctccaacaacaccagcgtattcataCAGGAgtgaagccatatcactgctcagagtgtgggaagagttttgcttacagtaatgctcttaaagtacaccagcatgTTCACACagaagagaaaccatatcactgctcagaatgtggaaggagttttactcaaagtagtgcccttaaagtacaccagcgtattcacacaggagagaagccgtatcactgctcagagtgtggaaagagttttgctcaacaagttaacctccaaaaacaccagcgtattcacacaggagagaagccatattactgctcagagtgtggaaagagttttgctgaacatggtacccttcaaaaacaccagcgtattcacacaggagagcagccatatcactgctcagagtgtggaaagagttttgctgaacatggtacccttcaaaaacaccagcgtattcacacaggagagaaaccatataactgcactgagtgtggaaaaagttttgctgaacatggtacccttcaaaaacaccagcgtattcacacaggagagaaaccatattactgctcagagtgtggaaagatttttgctcatgaaaataatctcaaacagcatcagcgtattcacatagagaaactacatcactgttaagactgtgggaattgttttaattgcacattatgttttccaacaacaccagcgcattcacacaggagagaggtcGTATCACCGTTTACTGTCTGTAAaaactttagtgaaaggaatatcctttaagtacaccacaccagcgcattcacataagagaacgacccatattgctgcttatagtgtggaggaagttttactggaagcagcatttttaatagacaccagtacggtcattttttactaatatacactagaactgttctacttcaattatcaaatgtacatgatggtatgagtatgatcattaatcatcaaatgtaatgtggtgtaatgtaccaacctcagatctgaatctgtttttattctttattcaagtttaatgtactttaataaacacagaacaacttttactttcaagtggaagaattttaccctggtctttatggtgtttttgaagttttcataaatgaatagcctcttactttaacacttctagatctacactccaaaattctagtcttcagatgatttccacttagcaaataatgaaccgtcctcaaccagaatgtacatgagaaggtgtgaatggagggctgtggactgaacagtgttgcattgttctatcatcatgagtctttgttctttgtgtttatctatagaccaaattagtggtagctaaactcctttgtaaaaagaaatattcatatttacgtttaattatcccaccatcttctagtgcataaaacccagttcatataaatcctaatacagactgcactgacatgttttaaaattacatttaaaaataaataaatactattgtggtagttcaggtgttttcttatCATGGAGGTGGCCAACTGACCAAGACAAACTGAGGGGTCGGGagacaagtgtttctttattgatgaataaatgtatttgttaaactgtaaattccatccgagtcctctgtgtgatgagagtttggttttgaatctgatgtcagcaaatgtgtccatggttgttaaatgggactaaactcacggtccatgtatttgtatgtaggctTGAGCTGGAGTGACAATAGAAGATAGATGTAAAGAACTGGGTGGGTACCTAGCTagcaaaaaaaattatgatATAAATATCTGGCATGCCGGAACTTTTTGTGTCGGCCCACATCTGgcagccggatctggcccgaTGTCAAAATGAATGACGGTTAGACTGTGGCCCGTATACGGCTGCCCGGATCCCAGCCATGACTGCCAGCAATATGCCAGCACTTAACCACCTGCTAGCCAGAACAGCCATTATCGGGCCAAACATGGAGTAGATTTTTAAAAGGTTTTCCCCCTTTAATGGTCACTGGGACTACTACAACTGTTCTTGCTTCTTATTGCTATGAAAATActctgtaatatatatatatatatatatatatacttgattataattataagtaataataataataataagagtacaattaaaacagtaacaggaaaaaaaaacagatgtacaccaaaacacatttttcaatattttatttcaagtatttttatttattagaaaatGTTTTGTCCTGCCATAATTGACTACTGATCTCCTGCCTCCTGACACTGGTCTGTAATTctggaatgaaaacaaaaactatttttcaCAGATCAATGTGGATCTTATTTAAATTTTTCAGTTCCACTTAATGATGGAAAAGAAATATTGAATAAGAAAAAAGTAACTGTAGTTTAAATACGTTTACCTGGTtaaaaatggtttattgatTCACTCAGGCAGCAGGAGTGGCATCACGAAAAGCAGTTTCCAGAACAGTGCTAGAGCAGAATAAACAGTAGGCTTGTTCGACTTAACCCGGCGCTGCGCAGACCGATCGCCGCCTGGCTCGGTACGGTGCATGCCGGTTAAGAAGCACAAACTTCTACACAATTGTACAATGTActtattaaccacattattcattagtgattcatactgggcacatcggtgagcatactgaagtttactgtttaacaatgcatctataaaatacagtggcatgcgaacatttgggcaccccggtcaaaattactgttactgtgaacagttaagcaagttgaagATAAAATTATCTCCAAAAGGCATGAAGTTAAAGatgacacaaaaacatttttttttattatgtctctATAATGAATTACATCTTGGTTGTGAGGTTGTAATGAATGTTGTTCATCATCCTCTTCATCCTGCACATCATCACCATGGTCTCCTGGCTCCAAGCAAACACTGTGTAGAATGCAACAGACACTGCTGAGCTGATGGACTGGACATTCCTCATGTGCAGGCATCGGAGTCTCCTAAACTTTGCCGAAGGCATGCTCAATGACCACACGGCCAGTGTTTAGTTTTCTATTAAAGCGCTTCTGCCTAGCTGTCAAGTGCCCATTGTCTCTGTAAGGCCTCATCAGTTGGGGCAATAGAGGGTAGGCTGAATCCCCAATTATATACATCCCTTGTGGGACCATGGACAGGGGATCTTCTTCCAAAAGAAGAGCAACCTCTGTGAGGCGAAAGGCTCTGGCATCATGCCAACTACCAGGATGACCCACACTGATGTGGGTGAACTGCCGGTGACTGTCACAAAATCCAGTGAGAATGATAGAATAGAACTGTTTCCTGTTAAAATATGCCAGGGGGTTGTCACAGTGTGGCTTCTGAATATGAATGTGGCATCCATCTACTGCACAGATAGTGTTTGGAAATCCAGCTGCTTGAAAGCCTAACAAAGAATTGTGCAGGGTTTGTCCTAAAGGCCAGGAAATGTGGTGTGCCATGTGAGTACAAAACTCATGGAGATGTTTGGCAAGAGTGGATTTTGTGATATTGAATCTGTCTGAAATAcccctatatacagtgtatcacaaaagtgagtacacccctcacatttctgcagaaatttaagtatatcttttcatgggacaacactgacaaaatgacactttgacacaatgaaaagtagtctgtgtgcagcttatataacagtgtaaatttattcttccctcaaaataactcaatatacagccattaatgtctaaaccaccggcaacaaaagtgagtacaccccttagtgaaagttcctgaagtgtcaatattttgtgtggccaccattatttcccagaactgccttaactctcctgggcatagagtttaccagagcttcacaggttgccactggaatgcttttccactcctccatgacgacatcacggagctggcggatattcgagactttgcgctcctccaccttccgcttgaggatgccccaaagatgttctattgggtttaggtctggagacatgcttggccagtccatcacctttaccctcagcctcttcaataaagcagtggtcgtcttagaggtgtgtttggggtcattatcatgctggaacactgacctgcgacccagtttccggagggaggggatcatgctctgcttcagtatttcacagtacatattggagttcatgtgtctctcaatgaaatgtaactccccaacacctgctgcactcatgcagccccagaccatggcattcccaccaccatgcttgactgtaggcatgacacacttatctttgtactcctcacctgattgctgccacacatgcttgagaccatctgaaccaaacaaattaatcttggtctcatcagaccataggacatggttccagtaatccatgtcctttgttgacatgtcttcagcaaactgtttgcgggctttcttgtgtagagacttcagaagaggcttccttctggggtgacagccatgcagaccaatttgatgtagtgtgcggcgtatggtctgagcactgacaggctgaccccccaccttttcaatctctgcagcaatgctgacagcactcctgcgcctatctttcaaagacagcagttggatgtgacgctgagcacgtgcactcagcttctttggacgaccaacgcgaggtctgttctgagtggaccctgctcttttaaaacgctggatgatcttggccactgtgctgcagctcagtttcagggtgttgacaatcttcttgtagccttggccatcttcatgtagcgcaacaattcgtcttttaagatcctcagagagttctttgccatgaggtgccatgttggaactttcagtgaccagtatgagagagtgtgagagctgtactactaaattgaacacacctgctccatatgcacacctgagacctagtaacactaacaaatcacatgacattttggagggaaaattacaagcagtgctcaatttggacatttaggggtgtagtctcttaggggtgtactcacttttgttgccggtggtttagacattaatggctatatattgagttattttgagggaagaataaatttacactgttatataagctgcacacagactacttttcattgtgtcaaagtgtcattttgtcagtgttgtcccatgaaaagatatacttaaatatctgcagaaatgtgaggggtgtactcacttttgtgatacactgtatatgactcctggttcgagacaggctaggacactctttgtcagtggcaattttgtctgctgtggaTTCATATAGACAGGGCCAATGGTGCTTATAAGATCCTACATagtaagtgagagaaaagaAGGTTATCATATCGTACCTGCACTTGTCCTTTGGAGAGTCTGAAATGACCTCTAAATTCTGAGAGACTATAGAGGGGGACAACATCCTC
The sequence above is drawn from the Trichomycterus rosablanca isolate fTriRos1 chromosome 14, fTriRos1.hap1, whole genome shotgun sequence genome and encodes:
- the LOC134326314 gene encoding LOW QUALITY PROTEIN: gastrula zinc finger protein XlCGF49.1-like (The sequence of the model RefSeq protein was modified relative to this genomic sequence to represent the inferred CDS: substituted 1 base at 1 genomic stop codon), producing QRIHTGEKPYHCSECGKSFTTQSHLQRHQRIHTGEKPYHCSECGKSFAKQGTLQKHQRIHTGEKPYHCLECGSSFSQQNTLQKHQRIHTGEKPYHCSECGKSFAQQGNLQKHQRIHTGEKPHNCTECGKNFTQSSALKVHQRVHTGEKPFHCSECGKSFAQQVNLQKHQRIHTEEKPYHCSVCGKIFAHENNLKRHQHIHIEKLHHCXECGKYFIAHCVLQQHQRIHTGETESDAAPTPYKERLRKAKPQTLSEEIAQNKVNAF
- the LOC134325909 gene encoding zinc finger protein 502-like, whose protein sequence is QRIHTGEKPYHCSECGKSFTTQSNLKQHQRIHTGEKPYHCSECGKSFTTQSHLQQHQRIHTGVKPYHCSECGKSFAYSNALKVHQHVHTEEKPYHCSECGRSFTQSSALKVHQRIHTGEKPYHCSECGKSFAQQVNLQKHQRIHTGEKPYYCSECGKSFAEHGTLQKHQRIHTGEQPYHCSECGKSFAEHGTLQKHQRIHTGEKPYNCTECGKSFAEHGTLQKHQRIHTGEKPYYCSECGKIFAHENNLKQHQRIHIEKLHHC